The nucleotide sequence ACGCTGCCCTCCTCGCCCTCCCCCACCGCCTCTTCCTCACGGAAGAGGCCCTCTACCAGGGAGAAAGCGCGGAGGGGATCCTCCAGGAGGCCCTGCGCAAGGGGGGGATCCCCTGAGGCCCGCCCCGGCCCCCGCGCCTAGCTTTCTCATGAGAAAGTACGTACCATGGGGGTATGGAACCTCCCCTGATCCTTATCGTGGAGGACGAGAAGGACATCGCCCGCTTCATAGAGCTGGAGCTGCAGGCGGAAGGCTACCGCACCGAGGTGGCCCACGACGGCATCACCGGGCTTTCCCGGTTCCGGGAGGTCAACCCCAACCTGGTGATCCTGGACCTGATGCTCCCCGTCATGGACGGGATTGAGGTGGCCAAGCGCATCCGCAAGACCTCCAACGTGCCCATCCTGATCCTCACCGCCAAGGACCGCATTGAGGACAAGGTGGTGGGCTTGGACGCGGGGGCGGACGACTACCTGGTCAAGCCCTTCTCCATAGAGGAGCTCCTGGCCAGGGTGCGGGCCCACCTGCGCCGGGTAACCCCGGCCATCACCGGGGAGATCCGGGTGGCGGACCTCATCATCAACCTCGAGGGCCGCGAGGTCTTCCGGGGGGGGCGCCGGATAGAGCTCTCCAACAAGGAGTTTGAGCTCCTGGAGCTCCTGGCCAAGAACCCGGGCAAGGTCTTCAGCCGCTACGAGATTGAGGAGAAGGTCTGGCCTGGCTACCAGGGCGGAAGCAACGTGGTGGACGTCTACATCGGCTACCTGCGCAAGAAGCTGGAGGCGGGTGGGGAGCGCCGCCTCATCCACACGGTGCGGGGCGTGGGGTACGTGCTGCGGGAGGACTAGCTACCCCGCTCTGGCCAAAGCCAGAGCGGGGGCCCCCAAAAGGCCCCTTCGCCTACCCTAGCCAAGGGCCCAAGCCCGTATAACCCCCCGGCATGACCCTCAGGACCCGGATCACCCTCCTCACGGCGGGCCTCCTCTTCGTCACCCTCCTCCTTCTGGGCTTCGCCCTGGAGGGGCTTCTAAGGAGCTTCCTCTACCGGAACCTCCGGGGTGAGCTCCTAGAGGCCAGCAACCAGGTGGTCCGCCTCCTCAACCTGGGGGGGCAGGCCCTTCTGGAGGCGGGGCTTCCCCCGAGCCTCTACGCCGAGGTCCAGCTCCTCCCCGAGGAGAACCCCTCCCTCCTCGCCCGGGAAGGGGGCATCAGCCTGCAGCGAAGCCCGGCCCTGGGGAGCCAGCGCCTGGTCCTGAAGGAGCCCGACTACCGGACCCTTCTCCAGGCGGGGGAGGTCTGGACGGAGGTGGGGCTTCCCCGGGAGGGGCGGCCCCTTTCCCTTTTGGTCTACGGGCGGAAGGTGGAGGTGAGCCTGGGGGGCACGGTCTGGAAGGGGATTCTCCTGGTGGGCAAGCCCACGGAGGACCTCGAGGCCACCCTGGCCCAGTTCGCCCGCATCTACGCGGGGACGGCCCTCCTCGTCCTTTTCCTCGCCCTCCTCCTGGCCCGGCGCCTGGTGGCCCGGGCCCTGGAGCCTTTGGAGTGGGTGGCGCGGAAGGCCGAGGCCATGAGCGCCCGCCCCGAGCCCCTCCCCGAGCCCGAGACCGAGGACGAGGTGGCCGCCTTGGTCAAGGCGCTGAACGGGATGCTCTCCCGCCTGCAGGAGGCCTTTGAAGCCCAAACCCGCTTCCTCCAGGACGCCTCCCACGAGCTCAGGACCCCCCTCACCGCCATCCTGGGCCACGTGGGCTACCTCCTCCGCCGCACCCCCCTCACCGAGGCCCAGAGGGAAAGCCTCGAGGTGGTGAAGCGGGAGGCGGAGCGGATGGGCAAGCTGGTCTCGGACCTCCTGGACCTCTCCCAAAGCGGCACCTGGCGCATAGAGCCGGTGCCCCTAAGGGTCTTGGACCTCCTGGAAGAGGTGAAAGAGGAGTTCGCCAAAAGCTTTGAGGGGGAGATCCGGGTGGAAGCCCCCGAGGGGCTTTACGTGCGCGGGGACCCCGACCGGCTCCATCAGGTGCTCGCCAACCTGGTCTCCAACGCCCTCAAGGCCGGGGCCAGGCGGGTGTGGCTTCGCGCCTTTGACCTGGGGGACAAAGCGGTGGTGCGGGTGGAGGACGACGGGGAAGGGATCCCCGAGGAGCACCTCCCCCACCTCTTTGAGCGCTTCTACCGGGTGGACAAGGCCCGGGACCGGGAAAGGGGCGGGTCAGGCCTCGGCCTGGCCATCGCCAAGGCCATCCTCGAGGCCCACGGCGGGGAGATCTGGGCCGAAAGCGAGGTGGGCAAGGGCTCCGCCTTCAGCTTCTCTCTTCCCGCAAGCGGGCCACCGCCTCCTCCACGCTGATCTCCCCCCGCCTCAGGGCCTCGAGGACCTGTAGGCGCTCCTCCCCCCCGTCCTCCTCCTCGTACCCCAGGGCCTTGAGGAGGGCGTCCAGCCGGGCCCGCACCGTGGGGTAGGAGACCCCTAAGATCCGCTCCACCTCCTTGAGGTTCCCCCGGGCCTTAACGAAGAGCCTCAGGA is from Thermus islandicus DSM 21543 and encodes:
- a CDS encoding response regulator transcription factor, coding for MEPPLILIVEDEKDIARFIELELQAEGYRTEVAHDGITGLSRFREVNPNLVILDLMLPVMDGIEVAKRIRKTSNVPILILTAKDRIEDKVVGLDAGADDYLVKPFSIEELLARVRAHLRRVTPAITGEIRVADLIINLEGREVFRGGRRIELSNKEFELLELLAKNPGKVFSRYEIEEKVWPGYQGGSNVVDVYIGYLRKKLEAGGERRLIHTVRGVGYVLRED
- a CDS encoding sensor histidine kinase, with the translated sequence MTLRTRITLLTAGLLFVTLLLLGFALEGLLRSFLYRNLRGELLEASNQVVRLLNLGGQALLEAGLPPSLYAEVQLLPEENPSLLAREGGISLQRSPALGSQRLVLKEPDYRTLLQAGEVWTEVGLPREGRPLSLLVYGRKVEVSLGGTVWKGILLVGKPTEDLEATLAQFARIYAGTALLVLFLALLLARRLVARALEPLEWVARKAEAMSARPEPLPEPETEDEVAALVKALNGMLSRLQEAFEAQTRFLQDASHELRTPLTAILGHVGYLLRRTPLTEAQRESLEVVKREAERMGKLVSDLLDLSQSGTWRIEPVPLRVLDLLEEVKEEFAKSFEGEIRVEAPEGLYVRGDPDRLHQVLANLVSNALKAGARRVWLRAFDLGDKAVVRVEDDGEGIPEEHLPHLFERFYRVDKARDRERGGSGLGLAIAKAILEAHGGEIWAESEVGKGSAFSFSLPASGPPPPPR
- a CDS encoding DUF2089 domain-containing protein; its protein translation is MVIRLLPTRCPACEGSLAVKALFCPACGTEVHGRFALNEFALLPKEHLDFLRLFVKARGNLKEVERILGVSYPTVRARLDALLKALGYEEEDGGEERLQVLEALRRGEISVEEAVARLREERS